From one Humulus lupulus chromosome 8, drHumLupu1.1, whole genome shotgun sequence genomic stretch:
- the LOC133794215 gene encoding G-type lectin S-receptor-like serine/threonine-protein kinase At4g03230 → MGDPDLPFFPLSTILAATDNFSQVNKLGHGGFGPVHKGQLSNGQEVAVKRLSKSSGQGLEELRNEIMLIAKLQHRNLVKLLGCCIEGEEKILIYEYLPNKSLDSFIFDPKRRACLDWRTRFNIIIGVARGVLYLHQDSRLRIIHRDLKASNVLLDDDMNPKISDFGMARTLNGEQIQDKTRRIVGTYGYMSPEYAMFGKFSTKSDVFSFGVLLLETVSGMKNQYCCEGDTSINLIGRVWELWKEERGLEIVDSLLESYDCEEVLRCIQVGLLCVQVNINDRPMMSVVVLMLSSEIALPSPKQPAYVLREYSSKDITGSEFENQGPYSTNQVTITTVIAR, encoded by the exons ATGGGAGACCCTGATTTGCCGTTCTTTCCTCTTAGCACCATACTAGCTGCCACAGACAATTTCTCTCAGGTTAACAAACTAGGACATGGTGGTTTTGGCCCTGTTCATAAG GGCCAACTTTCTAATGGACAAGAAGTGGCAGTAAAAAGATTGTCCAAGAGTTCGGGTCAGGGGTTGGAAGAACTGAGAAATGAAATCATGTTGATTGCAAAACTTCAACATAGGAATCTTGTGAAACTCTTGGGATGTTGCATTGAGGGTGAAGAAAAGATTTTAATTTATGAGTACTTGCCTAACAAAAGCTTGGATTCCTTTATATTTG ACCCAAAGAGAAGAGCGTGCCTGGATTGGAGAACACGCTTTAATATTATAATTGGGGTTGCTCGTGGAGTACTATATCTTCATCAAGATTCAAGATTGAGAATCATTCATAGAGATTTGAAAGCTAGTAATGTTCTACTAGATGACGACATGAACCCAAAAATTTCAGATTTTGGCATGGCTAGAACATTGAATGGGGAACAGATTCAAGATAAAACAAGGAGGATTGTTGGAACATA TGGTTACATGTCGCCAGAATATGCAATGTTCGGAAAATTCTCTACAAAGTCCGACGTTTTTAGCTTTGGGGTGCTATTGTTGGAGACCGTAAGTGGTATGAAGAACCAATATTGCTGTGAGGGGGACACTTCAATCAACTTAATAGGGCGT GTTTGGGAACTGTGGAAAGAAGAAAGAGGGTTAGAGATTGTAGATTCATTGCTGGAATCTTACGATTGTGAAGAAGTTTTGAGATGCATTCAAGTGGGGCTTCTTTGTGTGCAAGTAAACATAAACGATCGACCGATGATGTCAGTAGTGGTTCTCATGTTGAGCAGTGAAATAGCTTTGCCTTCTCCTAAACAGCCTGCATATGTGCTGAGGGAATATAGTAGCAAAGATATCACTGGTTCAGAATTTGAAAATCAAGGACCATATTCTACAAATCAAGTGACAATTACAACTGTCATAGCTCGCTGA